A genomic stretch from Halichoerus grypus chromosome 5, mHalGry1.hap1.1, whole genome shotgun sequence includes:
- the CNKSR1 gene encoding connector enhancer of kinase suppressor of ras 1 isoform X4, with the protein MEPVASWTPGKVAAWLRGLDDSLQDYCFEDWELSGKYLLQLCPRSLEALTVWPLGHQELILEGVEQLRALSSGLQTENLQSLTEGLLEGTYAFQNLVQGHLEGCAEPPADVLSAAVELAHEARTLLFWLNRYLFSHLNDFSACQKIGELCGELGQALQEDSPAAEKESRVLGICSHVAGICHHILSCSPQELLEQRAVLERVQLDHPLGLEVHTTSNCLHFVSRVGTQVPADSWLQILPGDEIVQVNEQVVVGWPHKNVVRELLREPAGVSLVLKKVPVPKTPPQTPPPVPGSPQLTSPSLAFTALSPRASPEDVFAFDLTSNPSPAPSPTWTDSTSLDLESRPILPAPPATLPAGVAEAQEGPEQPDKSPVSGRNKSKGVATRLSRRRVSCRELGQPDCDGWLLLRKAPGGFMGPRWRRCWFVLKRHTLYWYRQPRVSPPPHARGRRGFRAPVLVLILPAPPSVVTAPPPPQPYLENEITLWRETNGDVRESRLRKASRAAWRVTFALPTSPSSSVTPSILPIGSVSIQDEKAEGLINVSNYSLESGQDQKKKYVFQLTHDMYKPFIFAADTLEDLSILLQ; encoded by the exons ATGGAGCCGGTAGCGAGCTGGACCCCCGGGAAGGTGGCAGCTTGGCTGAGAG GCCTCGATGACTCCCTGCAGGACTATTGCTTTGAGGACTGGGAGCTGTCTGGCAAGTACCTGCTCCAGCTCTGTCCCCGAAGCCTTGAGGCTCTGACCGTGTGGCCTCTGGGCCACCAGGAGCTCATCCTGGAAGGGGTAGAACAGCTCCGGGCCCTG agctctggGCTACAGACAGAGAACCTTCAGAGCCTGACCGAGGGGTTGCTCGAGGGGACCTATGCTTTCCAGAACTTAGTCCAAGGCCACCTGGAAGGCTGTGCCGAGCCCCCTGCTGATGTCCTCAGTGCAGCTGTGGAGCTGGCCCATGAGGCCCGGACCCTCCTCTTCTGGCTCAATAG GTATCTCTTCTCCCACTTAAATGACTTCTCAGCCTGCCAGAAGATTGGAGAGTTGTGCGGGGAGCTGGGCCAGGCCTTGCAGGAG GACAGTCCGGCGGCTGAGAAGGAGAGCAGAGTGCTGGGGATT TGCAGCCACGTGGCCGGGATCTGCCACCACATCCTGAGCTGCAGCCCCCAGGAGCTGCTGGAGCAGAGGGCTGTGCTGGAACGCGTGCAGCTGGACCATCCTTTG GGCCTGGAAGTCCACACCACCAGTAACTGCCTGCACTTCGTGTCCCGTGTGGGCACCCAG GTCCCTGCCGACTCCTGGCTGCAGATCCTTCCTGGAGACGAGATTGTCCAGGTCAATGAGCAGGTGGtg GTGGGCTGGCCCCATAAGAATGTGGTGAGGGAGCTGCTGCGGGAGCCAGCTGGCGTCAGCTTAGTGCTGAAGAAGGTCCCCGTGCCAAAGACCCCTCCACAG ACCCCTCCTCCAGTCCCGGGCTCCCCACAGCTGACGAGCCCCTCGCTGGCTTTCACCGCACTGTCTCCCAG GGCCTCACCCGAAGACGTCTTTGCCTTTGACCTGACTTCAAACCCAAGTCCTGCACCCAGCCCTACCTGGACAG ACTCCACCTCGCTTGACCTTGAGTCCCGGCCCATTCTCCCTGCGCCCCCAGCCACACTGCCCGCAGGGGTAGCGGAGGCTCAGGAAGGCCCAGAACAGCCTGACAAG AGTCCTGTTTCTGGTCGGAATAAATCAAAAG GCGTGGCGACACGGCTGAGTCGCCGGCGGGTGTCGTGCCGGGAGCTGGGCCAGCCGGACTGCGACGGCTGGCTCCTGCTGCGCAAGGCGCCCGGTGGCTTCATGGGCCCGCGCTGGCGCCGCTGCTGGTTTGTGCTCAAGAGACACACGCTCTACTGGTACCGCCAGCCCCGGGTGAGCCCCCCGCCACACGCACGGGGCCGCAGGGGGTTCAGAGCCCCGGTTCTTGTCCTTATTCTGCCAGCACCCCCATCTGTGGTCAcagccccaccaccaccccagccctATCTGGAAAACGAGATCACTCTTTGGAGAGAAACGAACGGAGATGTGCGTGAAAGCAGGCTGAGAAAGGCGTCCCGGGCAGCGTGGAGAGTCACGTttgctctgcccacctccccttcctcttctgtgaCTCCGTCTATCCTGCCTATTGGTTCAGTGAGCATTCAG GATGAGAAGGCTGAGGGCCTCATCAATGTTTCCAACTACAGTCTGGAAAGTGGACAggatcagaagaaaaaata TGTGTTCCAGCTCACCCATGACATGTACAAACCCTTCATTTTCGCTGCTGATACCCTGGAGGATCTGAGCAT
- the ZNF593OS gene encoding transmembrane protein ZNF593OS, with protein MQIAGELKAEPRSPLAGVVATLLAVLGLGGSCYAVWKMVGQRRPPQA; from the coding sequence ATGCAGATAGCTGGGGAGCTGAAAGCAGAGCCCCGGAGCCCACTGGCTGGGGTTGTGGCTACACTGCTGGCCGTCCTTGGATTGGGAGGCTCCTGCTATGCTGTCTGGAAGATGGTGGGGCAGCGGCGGCCGCCACAGGCCTGA
- the ZNF593 gene encoding zinc finger protein 593: protein MGRSRRTGAHRARSLARQMKAKRRRPDLDEIHRELRPQVPARSRPDPASAPDPDLPGGGLHRCLACTRYFIDSATLKTHFRSKDHKKRLKQLSVEPYSQEEAERAAGMGSYVTPQRLAVPTEVSTEVPEMDTTP, encoded by the exons ATGGGTCGCTCCCGCCGGACGGGTGCGCACCGAGCCCGCTCCCTGGCCCGCCAGATGAAGGCGAAGCGGCGGCGGCCGGACCTGGATGAGATTCACCGCGAGCTGCGGCCCCAGGTTCCCGCACGGTCTCGGCCAGACCCGGCCTCTGCGCCCGACCCCGACCTGCCCGGGGGCGGCCTGCATCGCTGTCTGGCCTGCAC GAGATACTTCATCGATTCCGCCACCCTGAAGACCCACTTCCGATCCAAAGACCACAAGAAAAG GCTAAAgcagctgagcgtggagccctacagTCAGGAAGAGGCCGAAAGGGCAGCGGGAATGGGCTCTTATGTGACCCCCCAGCGACTGGCAGTGCCCACAGAAGTATCCACTGAGGTCCCTGAGATGGACACAACTCCCTGA
- the C5H1orf232 gene encoding uncharacterized protein C1orf232 homolog, translating into MNQAFWKTYKSKVLQTLSGESEEDLAEERGNPALAESEPAEPAEEAFHPMSQLARRVQGVGVKGWLTMSSLFNKEDEDKLLPPEPCADHPLAARSPSQAVTATEAEPRGPGFWDAFASRWQQQQATAASILRGAEPNPEPDLEAGDEAAEEAAERPEPGEADAVAGFKWGFLTHKLAEMRVKAAPKGD; encoded by the exons ATGAACCAGGCCTTCTGGAAAACCTACAAGTCCAAAGTGTTACAGACCCTAAGTGGGGAATCTGAGGAGGACCTGGCAGAGGAG AGAGGGAACCCAGCGTTAGCGGAATCTGAGCCGGCAGAACCTGCAGAAGAGGCTTTCCATCCCATGTCACAGTTGGCCCGCCGG gttCAGGGGGTCGGGGTGAAAGGTTGGCTGACAATGTCGTCTCTGTTTAACAAAGAAGATGAGGACAAGCTCCTGCCACCGGAGCCCTGTGCTGACCA CCCGCTGGCGGCGCGGTCCCCCTCGCAGGCGGTGACGGCGACGGAGGCAGAGCCGCGCGGGCCGGGATTCTGGGACGCGTTCGCTAGCAGGTGGCAGCAGCAGCAGGCGACAGCGGCGTCCATACTGCGCGGCGCCGAACCCAACCCGGAGCCAGACCTCGAAGCCGGGGATGAGGCCGCGGAGGAGGCTGCCGAGCGCCCCGAGCCGGGGGAGGCCGACGCCGTGGCCGGCTTCAAGTGGGGCTTCCTCACCCACAAACTGGCCGAGATGAGGGTGAAGGCTGCGCCCAAGGGCGACTAG
- the FAM110D gene encoding protein FAM110D: MILASPSTQSRGRTPSAAERLEADKAKYVKTHQVIARRQEPALRGGPGPLTPHPCNELGPPASPRTPRPARRSSGRRLPRPDSLIFYRQKRDCKASVNKENAKGQGLVRRLFLGAPRDATSSSPGPTERPAAPGVWAAPPDAPEAAGKRALCPTCSLPLSEKERFFNYCGLERALVEVLGAERFSPQSWGADASPQPGTSPPLGSGDTSDWTSSDGDTDRPDGAGGGGGGGSEAAGSARDGRPPVSVVERNARVIQWLYGCQRARGPPRESEV, translated from the coding sequence ATGATCctggcctctccctccacccagtCCAGGGGACGGACCCCCAGCGCAGCGGAGAGGCTGGAGGCCGACAAAGCCAAGTATGTCAAGACACACCAAGTGATAGCACGACGCCAGGAGCCAGCTCTGCGTGGGGGTCCCGGACCGCTCACCCCGCACCCCTGCAATGAGCTGGGGCCCCCTGCATCGCCCAGGACGCCCAGGCCTGCCCGCCGGAGCAGCGGCCGGCGGCTGCCAAGGCCTGACTCCCTCATCTTCTACCGCCAGAAGCGGGACTGCAAGGCTTCGGTGAACAAAGAGAACGCCAAGGGCCAGGGGTTGGTGCGGCGCCTCTTCCTGGGCGCCCCCCGAGACGCCACCTCGAGCAGTCCGGGCCCAACCGAGCGACCAGCGGCTCCTGGGGTTTGGGCCGCGCCCCCAGATGCCCCGGAAGCGGCAGGAAAGCGGGCGCTGTGTCCCACCTGCTCACTACCCCTGTCGGAGAAGGAGCGCTTCTTCAACTACTGCGGCCTGGAGCGCGCGCTGGTGGAGGTGCTGGGCGCTGAGCGCTTCTCTCCGCAGAGCTGGGGCGCCGACGCCAGCCCCCAGCCCGGAACGTCGCCGCCGCTCGGCTCTGGGGACACCAGCGACTGGACGTCCAGCGACGGCGACACGGATCGCCCGGACGgtgctggcggcggcggcggcggcggctcagAGGCGGCGGGCTCGGCGCGGGACGGGCGCCCCCCGGTGTCGGTGGTGGAGCGCAACGCGCGCGTCATCCAGTGGCTGTACGGCTGCCAGCGCGCCCGCGGCCCGCCGCGCGAGTCCGAGGTGTGA